A portion of the Pseudomonas sp. GR 6-02 genome contains these proteins:
- a CDS encoding CpsD/CapB family tyrosine-protein kinase: MDGSSNNSLTIASPSESNLTSTVLDLDLRILFLTAANAGTGTTTSALALATQLASMSSGQVLLVDASQSASNLTHQLGLSKERGFRDLLFNDSPPLLQDCLVTVSSLPFHILPNGRHIRGTEHLTREQLSPLLEQLGDRYRFVVIDGDAVYEAVDTLVISTLVDGVIMVVRAEDTRWEVAQAAAQRLTQAGAKLVGSVFNRRKYYMPKWLYKNL, translated from the coding sequence ATGGACGGTTCATCGAATAACAGCCTGACCATCGCCAGCCCGAGCGAGTCCAACCTGACCTCGACCGTGCTCGACCTGGATCTGCGGATCCTTTTTCTGACCGCTGCCAACGCAGGCACGGGCACCACCACCAGTGCCCTGGCGCTGGCCACCCAATTGGCGTCAATGAGCAGCGGCCAAGTGCTGCTGGTGGACGCCAGCCAGTCGGCGAGCAACCTCACGCATCAGCTGGGGTTGAGCAAAGAGCGCGGCTTTCGCGATCTGCTGTTCAACGACTCCCCGCCGCTGCTGCAGGACTGCCTGGTGACCGTCTCCAGCCTGCCCTTCCACATCCTGCCGAACGGGCGGCACATCCGCGGCACCGAGCACCTGACCCGCGAACAACTGAGCCCGTTGCTCGAGCAACTGGGCGATCGGTATCGCTTCGTGGTGATCGACGGCGATGCGGTGTATGAGGCCGTCGACACCCTGGTCATCAGCACTTTGGTGGACGGCGTGATCATGGTGGTGCGCGCGGAAGACACCCGCTGGGAAGTGGCCCAGGCCGCGGCCCAGCGCCTGACCCAGGCCGGCGCGAAACTGGTGGGCAGCGTCTTCAACCGGCGCAAGTACTACATGCCCAAATGGCTCTACAAAAACCTGTAA
- a CDS encoding polysaccharide biosynthesis/export family protein, protein MNAKVLVLLLLPLAGCSSTSETQNMPVQILTAEPANAQATDMPKVEQTLRPKDVLDVIFHVSTSGSEAYRIQSGDQVALNFTAASQLNGTQLVLPDGTIELPGANTSVKIAGMTSVQAREEIQRAYNRKALFQPNRNQLTVQVTSPLSNEQNLKSALNHPATGMSREITVGNDGYASFPEIGSVPLQGMTVNQLETFLNQRYAQLPGRMTVDVMLKSTSGNEIYVLGEVGQPGSYPIRRPVSVLEALTLARGTSIKARLDSVVIMRRNGNQVQAVHYDVEKALSGDASQIAYLQPDDMLYVPKTKLASAGELARQLADVVLFQGVGFSFAYRVDNKGSNGSN, encoded by the coding sequence ATGAATGCCAAAGTGCTTGTCCTGCTGTTGCTACCGCTTGCAGGTTGCTCCAGCACCAGTGAAACCCAGAACATGCCGGTGCAGATCCTCACGGCCGAGCCGGCCAACGCCCAGGCCACCGATATGCCCAAGGTCGAACAGACCTTGCGGCCCAAGGACGTGCTGGACGTGATCTTCCACGTCAGCACCAGTGGCTCGGAGGCTTACCGCATTCAGTCCGGCGACCAGGTCGCGCTGAACTTCACCGCAGCCAGCCAGCTCAACGGCACGCAACTGGTGCTGCCCGATGGCACCATCGAACTGCCGGGGGCCAACACCTCAGTGAAAATCGCCGGGATGACCTCGGTCCAGGCCCGGGAGGAAATCCAGCGCGCCTATAACCGCAAAGCCCTGTTCCAGCCCAATCGCAACCAGTTGACCGTGCAGGTCACCAGCCCGCTGAGCAACGAGCAAAACCTCAAGAGCGCCTTGAACCACCCCGCTACCGGCATGAGCCGGGAGATCACCGTGGGCAACGACGGCTATGCGAGTTTTCCGGAAATCGGCTCCGTGCCGCTGCAAGGCATGACCGTCAACCAGCTCGAAACGTTCCTCAATCAACGCTACGCGCAATTGCCGGGACGGATGACAGTCGACGTCATGCTCAAATCCACGTCGGGCAACGAAATCTATGTGCTGGGTGAAGTCGGGCAGCCGGGCTCCTACCCGATTCGCCGCCCGGTCTCGGTGCTCGAAGCGTTGACCCTGGCCCGTGGCACCAGCATCAAGGCCCGGCTCGACTCGGTGGTGATCATGCGCCGTAACGGCAACCAGGTGCAGGCTGTGCACTACGACGTGGAGAAAGCCTTGTCCGGTGACGCGTCGCAGATTGCTTACCTGCAACCGGACGACATGCTCTACGTGCCCAAGACCAAACTGGCCAGCGCCGGTGAGCTCGCACGGCAACTGGCGGACGTGGTGCTGTTTCAGGGGGTGGGCTTCAGTTTCGCCTACCGCGTCGACAACAAAGGCAGCAACGGCAGTAACTAA
- a CDS encoding GumC family protein codes for MNPKENYLHEFFRIFFANKRLVKRIFLIFAVIALLLPLVLKQSFDITAQVLVQSKKLSQGDATTSLTQGDASFIPPSLADMETESNILRSPALIRQTISDLQAKGEYTPNPGAFNKLVTVPIQRFVTNPLREYVINPVRGALGLAIDPVRDTSLDTFTQEAIDNLKIDTLPGSNVISIIYSSSDPAQGTRFVATMLQNYLASRQELQSIDLPQSFYETKKKQYQVRLDGLEGTRLALLEKIGASDPKEEITFRLNAINTEEENLNQYQDRLLQSQRWLDYLKTALAAANNTSRLNDYTFPFTFTTTVDNIAFEDREIRQIGEQLTTQVSRYMNDLAVFQPGSEPMLLAREQITRTRQQFLKIVSNRIQERTSDLAIVTSVINQKTARIAEFKNRIHQLQVAQSKLQQMDTEINALHAAFSTYAQRFAESSTARALDSDLSNARVLSPPFEPTEVAFPKPLLIIPFGMLTGLLLAIAFVYVREFFDHSFKHPAQITHELGLPVLLVINDQDVLPNNPHKNWTVPSFMYWVRH; via the coding sequence ATGAACCCAAAGGAAAACTACCTGCATGAGTTCTTCAGGATCTTCTTCGCCAACAAGCGGTTGGTGAAGCGAATCTTCCTGATCTTTGCAGTGATCGCCCTGCTCCTGCCGCTGGTGCTCAAACAGAGCTTCGATATCACCGCGCAGGTGCTCGTGCAGTCCAAAAAACTCTCTCAGGGCGACGCCACCACATCCCTGACCCAAGGCGACGCCTCTTTCATTCCGCCATCACTGGCGGATATGGAAACCGAGAGCAATATCCTGCGCTCGCCGGCCCTGATCCGTCAGACCATCAGTGACCTTCAGGCCAAAGGCGAATACACGCCCAACCCCGGGGCCTTCAACAAACTGGTGACCGTACCGATCCAGCGTTTCGTGACCAACCCCTTGCGTGAATACGTGATCAACCCGGTGCGCGGCGCGCTCGGGCTTGCAATCGATCCGGTGCGGGACACCTCCCTGGATACCTTCACCCAGGAGGCCATCGATAACCTGAAGATCGACACCCTGCCCGGCTCCAACGTGATCTCCATTATCTACAGCTCAAGCGATCCGGCCCAAGGCACCCGGTTTGTCGCAACGATGTTGCAAAACTACCTGGCCAGCCGTCAGGAACTGCAATCGATCGATCTGCCACAGAGCTTCTACGAAACCAAGAAGAAGCAGTATCAGGTGCGGCTCGATGGCCTGGAAGGCACTCGACTGGCGCTGCTCGAAAAGATCGGTGCGTCCGATCCGAAGGAAGAAATCACCTTCCGCCTCAACGCCATCAACACCGAGGAAGAGAACCTGAACCAGTATCAGGATCGCTTGCTGCAAAGCCAGCGCTGGCTCGACTACCTGAAAACCGCGCTGGCGGCGGCCAACAATACCTCTCGGCTCAACGACTACACCTTCCCCTTCACCTTCACCACCACGGTGGACAACATTGCCTTCGAAGACCGGGAGATCCGGCAGATCGGTGAGCAGCTGACGACTCAAGTCAGTCGCTACATGAATGACCTGGCGGTGTTCCAGCCGGGCAGCGAACCGATGCTGCTGGCCCGTGAGCAAATTACCCGAACCCGTCAGCAGTTCCTGAAAATCGTCAGCAACCGGATTCAGGAACGCACCAGCGACCTGGCGATTGTCACCTCGGTGATCAACCAGAAAACCGCGCGCATCGCCGAGTTCAAGAACCGTATCCACCAGTTGCAAGTGGCGCAGAGCAAGTTGCAGCAGATGGATACCGAGATCAATGCCTTGCACGCGGCGTTCTCCACCTACGCCCAGCGCTTTGCCGAAAGCAGCACCGCCCGCGCGCTGGACAGCGATTTGTCCAACGCCCGGGTGCTCAGCCCGCCGTTCGAACCGACCGAGGTGGCGTTTCCCAAACCGCTGCTGATCATTCCGTTCGGCATGCTGACCGGTCTGCTGCTGGCGATTGCCTTCGTCTACGTGCGTGAGTTCTTCGATCACAGCTTCAAACATCCAGCGCAAATCACCCATGAACTGGGCTTGCCGGTGCTGTTGGTGATCAACGATCAGGACGTCCTGCCGAACAACCCGCACAAGAACTGGACCGTGCCTAGCTTCATGTATTGGGTGCGCCATTGA
- a CDS encoding glycosyltransferase family 4 protein produces the protein MHLISSGGFYGAERMLLDHCLATPGHHQVLFLDAPPALIDRFREAGVDCRAFAGLGQLLGHLRYRRAEHPLINTHNFKGLVFGWVGATLFDLPLVITQHGFTPRSRKQRFYGWLSLQLCRTASVNRVVCVAESIAALHRKASVRTEKLQVIPNGLPTANGLLPHNARHPRWLAGYVGRLTHEKGPDLFLDALIALCHRHPQLDAVMLGDGPERETLLARIAAAGLHNRITLPGYQTDMNRWWPQLDALVISSRTEGTPMILLEAMQAGVPVVAFSVGGIPDVLEDRHNGLLAPPTDSVALARQLDTLLSEPVLARELIDNARRTQQDRYDLKALAERWSQLYIRTAREARA, from the coding sequence ATGCATTTGATCAGCAGCGGCGGCTTTTATGGCGCTGAGCGGATGTTGCTGGACCATTGCCTGGCGACGCCAGGGCACCACCAGGTGCTGTTTCTGGATGCGCCGCCGGCCCTGATCGACCGGTTCCGCGAGGCCGGGGTCGATTGCCGTGCTTTCGCGGGACTGGGGCAATTGCTGGGTCATTTACGTTATCGGCGGGCTGAACATCCGCTGATCAATACGCACAATTTCAAAGGCCTGGTGTTTGGCTGGGTCGGCGCGACATTGTTTGACTTGCCATTGGTGATTACCCAGCACGGTTTCACCCCGCGCAGTCGCAAGCAACGCTTCTACGGCTGGCTGAGCCTGCAACTGTGCCGCACCGCATCGGTGAATCGGGTGGTGTGCGTGGCCGAAAGCATCGCAGCGCTGCACCGCAAGGCCAGTGTTCGAACGGAGAAGCTGCAAGTGATTCCCAATGGTCTGCCAACCGCCAACGGCCTGCTGCCCCACAACGCCAGACACCCACGCTGGCTGGCGGGCTACGTCGGTCGGCTGACCCATGAAAAAGGCCCGGACCTGTTTCTCGATGCGCTGATTGCGCTGTGTCACCGACATCCGCAACTGGACGCGGTGATGCTCGGCGATGGCCCGGAACGGGAAACCCTGCTGGCGCGAATTGCCGCCGCCGGCTTGCACAACCGCATCACCCTGCCGGGTTACCAGACCGACATGAACCGCTGGTGGCCGCAACTCGATGCGCTGGTGATCAGCTCGCGCACCGAGGGCACGCCGATGATTTTGCTCGAAGCAATGCAGGCCGGAGTGCCGGTGGTGGCGTTCAGCGTCGGCGGAATTCCCGATGTGCTGGAGGATCGGCACAACGGTCTGCTGGCGCCCCCCACCGACAGCGTCGCCCTCGCCCGGCAGCTCGACACGCTGCTGAGTGAGCCGGTACTGGCTCGCGAACTGATCGACAACGCAAGACGTACGCAACAGGACCGTTACGACCTGAAGGCCTTGGCCGAACGCTGGTCGCAGCTTTATATCCGTACTGCACGGGAGGCACGCGCGTGA
- a CDS encoding O-antigen ligase family protein encodes MIFPLSIVSLLALVCLGLLASPYPYLAPGAVLGMVAVGVLYRKPAWGLLGIAALVPFEGFFKGNALSGTKFIGASLALVLMLQLAIHQIPSERLRSNIWRYLIGFMVLYGLSMINTDSMDMSQSHLRDLSVGLVLFVITLLIGRDLNLDLFARLVTLSVAATSVLAMFSTKYQDQGRAAGLLEDANSFALLIAFAVPLALLLVIRGPNLLHRLFWGGCCILLLGGMTKTDSRSGLVVLFLSLMIGAWHYRAQLPRIRPRHLGFAMLGLALVIPVGIYSMPAGYLKRIQSLSVLKEGAKSQDESLGRRTSYLVVGSQIIREHPLLGSGPGTFPLHYATSGYAKVFSANRKPGDLYRRAHNTYMEIFSELGIPAGLLFVGMLSLGMYNLVRARRAWMLRRDWEQADLITHLGISYLSLTLFLMFLSAPNHKYLWIMLALTWVLRLKAEERPPTEARA; translated from the coding sequence GTGATCTTTCCGCTCTCGATCGTCAGTCTGCTCGCCCTGGTCTGCCTCGGTTTGCTGGCCAGCCCTTACCCCTATCTGGCGCCCGGCGCGGTACTGGGCATGGTCGCTGTCGGTGTGCTCTACCGAAAACCCGCCTGGGGGTTATTGGGCATCGCGGCGCTGGTGCCGTTCGAAGGTTTCTTCAAGGGCAACGCGCTGTCAGGCACCAAATTCATCGGTGCGTCACTGGCACTGGTCCTGATGTTGCAACTGGCCATTCACCAGATTCCGTCCGAGCGCCTGCGCAGCAACATCTGGCGCTACCTGATCGGATTCATGGTGTTGTACGGGTTGAGTATGATCAATACCGACAGCATGGACATGTCCCAAAGTCATCTACGGGATTTGAGCGTCGGCCTGGTGCTGTTTGTGATCACCTTGCTGATTGGCCGTGATTTGAACCTCGATCTGTTCGCCCGGCTGGTGACCCTCAGCGTCGCCGCAACCTCTGTGCTGGCCATGTTCTCCACCAAGTATCAGGACCAGGGCCGTGCCGCCGGGCTGCTGGAAGACGCGAATTCGTTTGCCCTGCTGATCGCCTTCGCCGTGCCGTTGGCCCTGCTGCTGGTGATCCGCGGCCCGAACCTGTTGCACCGATTGTTCTGGGGCGGCTGCTGCATTTTGCTGCTGGGCGGCATGACCAAAACCGATTCCCGTTCCGGGCTGGTGGTCCTGTTCCTGAGCTTGATGATCGGCGCCTGGCACTACCGCGCGCAGTTGCCACGCATCCGGCCGCGCCACTTGGGTTTTGCCATGCTCGGCCTTGCGCTCGTGATCCCGGTGGGGATTTATTCGATGCCGGCCGGTTACCTCAAGCGCATCCAGTCCTTGAGCGTCTTGAAAGAAGGCGCCAAAAGCCAGGACGAATCCCTCGGCCGCCGCACGTCATACCTTGTGGTCGGCAGCCAGATCATTCGTGAACACCCGTTACTCGGCTCCGGCCCCGGCACCTTCCCGCTGCACTACGCCACCTCCGGTTACGCCAAGGTGTTTTCCGCCAACCGCAAACCCGGCGACTTGTACCGCCGTGCTCACAACACCTACATGGAAATCTTCAGTGAACTGGGGATTCCCGCCGGGCTGTTGTTCGTCGGCATGCTCAGCCTTGGGATGTACAACCTGGTCCGCGCCCGTCGAGCCTGGATGCTGCGACGGGATTGGGAACAGGCCGACCTGATCACCCACCTGGGCATCAGTTATCTGTCGTTGACACTGTTTTTGATGTTCCTCAGCGCACCGAATCACAAGTACCTGTGGATCATGCTCGCCCTGACCTGGGTGTTGCGCCTCAAGGCTGAAGAACGTCCGCCGACGGAGGCCAGGGCATGA
- a CDS encoding glycosyltransferase, whose amino-acid sequence MNRISIAIPMYNEARHIGRTLLAAKKAAQAAGMECELIVVDNGSNDQGPHIARQLGAQVLVLPGLLIGALRNRGAAMATGEWLGFIDADIEMPEDWLTLLLSIQHAVQVDVLGLDLHTPAEAPWYANAWQRRTLRPNDETMKAVRWLPSSNLLMRRPWFDKVGGFNENLRTGEDKDFTMRLSHSGARLLAVNQSVALHWGYESSWREWMGKEFWRQGSHLQLLRSHGMNLRLLRFPMLSIIAWVLDFMALSALLNGFPLLALFMLFVTSLPALAQSLRQSLIHRDLRLMLQLWGLHWVRLHLAGAALILSLCRWNARRPARG is encoded by the coding sequence ATGAACCGCATCAGCATTGCCATCCCGATGTACAACGAGGCCAGACACATCGGCCGCACCTTGCTTGCCGCGAAAAAAGCCGCGCAAGCTGCCGGGATGGAATGCGAGCTGATCGTGGTCGATAACGGCTCCAACGATCAGGGCCCGCACATCGCTCGCCAGCTCGGGGCGCAGGTGCTGGTGCTGCCCGGGCTGCTGATCGGCGCCCTGCGCAATCGCGGGGCGGCGATGGCGACAGGCGAGTGGCTGGGCTTCATCGATGCCGATATCGAGATGCCCGAGGACTGGCTCACGCTGTTGTTGAGCATCCAACACGCGGTTCAGGTCGACGTCCTGGGACTGGACCTGCACACCCCGGCCGAAGCCCCGTGGTATGCCAATGCCTGGCAACGCCGCACGTTGCGCCCGAACGATGAAACCATGAAAGCAGTGCGATGGCTGCCCAGTTCCAACCTGTTGATGCGTCGTCCATGGTTCGACAAGGTCGGCGGCTTCAACGAAAACCTGCGCACCGGCGAAGACAAAGATTTCACCATGCGCCTTTCCCACTCTGGCGCACGCCTGCTGGCCGTCAACCAGAGCGTTGCCCTGCATTGGGGTTACGAGAGCAGTTGGCGCGAATGGATGGGCAAGGAGTTCTGGCGTCAGGGCAGTCACCTGCAATTACTGCGCAGCCACGGCATGAATCTGCGTTTACTGCGTTTCCCGATGCTGTCGATCATCGCCTGGGTGTTGGATTTCATGGCGCTATCCGCCCTGCTCAACGGTTTCCCCCTACTGGCGCTATTCATGCTGTTCGTCACCAGCCTGCCAGCGCTCGCCCAAAGTCTGCGCCAGAGCCTGATACACCGCGACCTGCGCCTGATGCTGCAACTCTGGGGCCTGCATTGGGTGCGTCTGCACCTGGCGGGTGCCGCGCTCATCCTGAGCCTTTGTCGCTGGAATGCCAGGAGACCCGCCCGTGGCTGA
- a CDS encoding glycosyltransferase yields the protein MAEFIFWWCLLLPVYAWLGYPLLLTLLAPLFPARRHGPAQPMNVSIVIAAHNEAQYIEEKLRILLAQDYQARSLQIILASDGSTDDTVACARKVIDPRISVLDLPRQGKAATLNAAVALSTGEILVFTDADNQWSTDTLGQLLAPLADPQVGACAGHMLIPVAGQGLSLGDSLYRHYEGWLRMVENRTGCMVSADGALLALRRELFQNVPSEVNDDFFISTCAPVAHKRIVYVPTARVIDQGVDEIDKQWRRRLRVTVGGLQSLAQRRELLNPWRHGLYAIALISHKLIRRLAPILLLPLLLSNFWLWNVHGFYRLSLIAQLLGYAVAIAGLLDVQHRLPKPFRLAGFFLVTLAGMSIGLWQFLRGQRYAQWNPEQNR from the coding sequence GTGGCTGAATTCATTTTCTGGTGGTGCCTGTTATTGCCGGTGTACGCCTGGCTCGGCTACCCGCTGCTGCTGACGCTGCTCGCGCCGTTATTTCCCGCGCGGCGTCATGGGCCGGCACAGCCGATGAACGTGAGCATCGTCATCGCCGCGCACAACGAGGCCCAGTACATCGAAGAAAAGTTGCGCATCCTGCTCGCCCAGGATTATCAGGCGCGCTCGCTACAGATCATTCTGGCCAGCGACGGCTCCACCGACGACACCGTGGCCTGCGCCCGCAAGGTCATCGACCCGCGCATCAGCGTGCTCGACCTGCCCCGTCAGGGCAAGGCAGCCACCTTGAATGCCGCCGTTGCCCTGAGCACGGGCGAGATTCTGGTGTTCACCGATGCCGACAACCAATGGTCGACCGACACCCTCGGCCAATTGCTCGCGCCCCTGGCCGATCCACAGGTCGGGGCCTGCGCCGGGCACATGTTGATCCCGGTGGCGGGCCAGGGCCTGAGCCTGGGCGACAGCCTTTATCGGCACTACGAAGGTTGGCTGCGCATGGTGGAAAATCGTACCGGCTGCATGGTCTCCGCCGACGGCGCCCTGCTCGCCCTGCGTCGCGAGTTGTTCCAGAACGTGCCGTCGGAGGTCAACGATGATTTCTTTATCAGTACCTGCGCGCCGGTGGCGCACAAACGCATTGTCTATGTGCCCACAGCCCGGGTGATCGACCAGGGCGTCGATGAGATCGACAAACAATGGCGCCGTCGTCTGCGCGTCACCGTCGGTGGTTTGCAGAGCCTGGCCCAGCGCCGGGAACTGTTGAACCCATGGCGCCATGGCTTGTATGCGATTGCGCTGATCAGCCACAAACTGATTCGACGCCTGGCACCGATCCTGTTACTGCCGTTGTTGCTGAGCAACTTCTGGCTGTGGAACGTCCATGGCTTCTATCGCCTGAGCCTGATCGCGCAACTGCTCGGTTATGCGGTGGCCATCGCCGGCCTGCTGGATGTGCAACACCGTTTGCCCAAACCCTTTCGCCTCGCCGGCTTCTTTCTGGTGACCCTTGCCGGGATGAGTATCGGTCTGTGGCAGTTCCTGCGTGGACAGCGGTACGCGCAGTGGAACCCCGAGCAAAATCGTTGA
- a CDS encoding polysaccharide deacetylase family protein encodes MAIRQLLKRTSGWLYLNSPVGRHQLHGAGVILMLHRVLPNDRAADLPHRNELCVGPKAFAHLLLWLKKHFDCVPLMEILQPGTAMSERPKVALTFDDGWRDNALNAFPLLKRYQMPASIFLSTDFIGSRQRFWWESLGETLWHSHGEKARTHLIECLRQIGRPLPVLLDDLDVQRRSLALLHFLQSLKNLPPGELNRLTNQCPEESLPQALDWHQVRALEASGLIRFGPHGASHTLLTELDDQHLDEELSRSRNALLNGCIRPLPVYCYPNGDHDARVREHVADHDFAFALGTASGIYRGVEDPLALPRIGISQRTARNPELLSWRIYRGARP; translated from the coding sequence ATGGCGATCAGACAATTATTAAAACGCACCAGTGGCTGGCTCTATCTCAACTCGCCGGTAGGCCGCCACCAACTGCACGGTGCCGGGGTGATCCTGATGCTGCACCGGGTGCTGCCCAATGACCGTGCCGCCGACCTGCCTCATCGAAATGAACTGTGCGTGGGGCCGAAGGCCTTTGCCCATCTGCTGCTCTGGTTGAAAAAACACTTCGACTGCGTGCCGCTGATGGAAATTCTGCAACCCGGCACCGCCATGTCGGAGCGCCCCAAAGTCGCACTGACCTTCGACGATGGCTGGCGCGACAACGCGCTGAATGCCTTTCCGTTGTTGAAAAGGTATCAGATGCCGGCGAGTATTTTTCTCTCCACCGATTTCATCGGCAGCCGGCAACGCTTCTGGTGGGAAAGCCTGGGGGAAACCCTGTGGCACAGCCATGGTGAAAAAGCCCGGACGCACTTGATTGAATGCCTGCGACAGATCGGGCGACCGTTACCGGTGCTGCTCGATGATCTGGATGTGCAGCGCCGTAGCCTGGCGCTTTTGCATTTTCTGCAAAGCCTGAAAAACCTGCCGCCGGGCGAACTGAACCGGCTCACCAATCAATGCCCTGAAGAGTCGTTGCCCCAGGCCCTGGACTGGCATCAAGTGCGCGCGCTGGAAGCCAGCGGGTTGATCCGCTTTGGCCCTCACGGCGCCAGCCACACGCTACTCACCGAGCTTGACGATCAACACCTGGATGAAGAGTTGAGCCGCAGCCGCAATGCACTGTTGAACGGCTGCATCCGGCCGCTGCCGGTCTATTGCTACCCCAATGGCGACCACGATGCGCGGGTGCGCGAGCATGTGGCCGACCACGATTTTGCGTTTGCCCTGGGCACCGCCAGCGGGATTTACCGTGGCGTCGAAGATCCATTGGCCTTACCACGGATCGGCATCAGCCAGCGCACGGCACGCAACCCGGAGTTGCTGTCGTGGCGCATCTACCGCGGAGCCCGGCCATGA